In the Limanda limanda chromosome 10, fLimLim1.1, whole genome shotgun sequence genome, one interval contains:
- the LOC133011393 gene encoding nucleoside diphosphate kinase homolog 5-like: protein MEPNSFRRIYVERTLALIKPDAIHRSEEIEDVILKSGFTVLQKRKLQLSPEQCSDFYTDQYGKYFFPKLTAFMSSGPIIALTLARSNAVAYWRSLMGPVNSPQARETHPECLRAKYGTCDLKNALHGSESIYAAEREIKFMFPNSVIEPFPSRAETEEYLSKHVNPTLVRGLTQLCKHKPPNPCVWLADWLIKNCPNKPQICDGGVEDKKKEKNT from the exons ATGGAACCCAACTCATTTCGTCGCATTTACGTAGAGAGAACCCTGGCTCTCATTAAACCAGACGCCATCCACAGAAGTGAGGAGATCGAAGACGTTATCCTTAAATCGGGATTCACTGTGTTGCAG AAGCGGAAGCTGCAGCTAAGTCCAGAGCAATGCAGCGACTTCTACACAGACCAGTATGGAAAGTACTTCTTTCCCAAGTTGACTGCCTTCATGAGCTCTGGCCCCATCATCGCCCTGACGCTGGCCCGCAGCAATGCTGTTGCCTACTGGAGGAGTCTCATGGGGCCTGTCAACAGCCCCCAGGCTCGAGAAACTCACCCAGAATG CCTCAGAGCAAAGTATGGCACTTGTGACCTGAAGAACGCACTCCACGGCAGTGAGTCCATTTATGCAGCTGAGAGGGAGATCAAATTCATGTTCCCAAACT ctgttaTTGAGCCCTTTCCTTCCAGAGCAGAAACCGAAGAATACCTGAGCAAGCATGTGAACCCAACTCTGGTTCGAGGGCTCACTCAGCTCTGCAAGCACAAGCCACCAAACCCCTGT GTTTGGCTAGCTGACTGGCTGATCAAAAACTGTCCCAACAAGCCTCAAATATGTGATGGAGGTgtggaagacaagaagaaagagaagaatacATAA
- the rack1 gene encoding small ribosomal subunit protein RACK1, which translates to MTEQMTVRGTLKGHSGWVTQIATTPQYPDMILSASRDKTIIMWKLTRDETNYGIPQRSLKGHSHFVSDVVISSDGQFALSGAWDSTLRLWDLTTGLTTRQFVGHTKDVLSVAFSADNRQIVSGSRDKTIKLWNTLGVCKYTIQDEGHSEWVSCVRFSPNSSNPIIVSCGWDKLVKVWNLANCKLKTNHIGHTGFLNTVTVSPDGSLCASGGKDGQAMLWDLNEGKHLYTLDSGDMINALCFSPNRYWLCAATGPSIKIWDLEGKIIVDELRQEVISTNSKAEPPQCTSLAWSADGQTLFAGYTDNLIRVWQVTIGTR; encoded by the exons ATGACCGAGCAGATGACCGTGAGGGGGACCCTCAAGGGCCACAGCGGATGGGTCACCCAGATCGCCACGACGCCCCAGTATCCCGACATGATTCTGTCGGCGTCCCGAG acaAGACCATCATCATGTGGAAGCTGACCCGTGATGAGACCAACTATGGCATCCCCCAGCGCTCCCTGAAGGGCCACTCTCACTTTGTGAGTGATGTGGTCATCTCCTCAGATGGACAGTTCGCCCTGTCCGGTGCCTGGGACTCGACCCTCCGCCTGTGGGATCTCACCAC CGGCCTCACCACTCGCCAGTTTGTTGGACACACCAAGGATGTTCTGAGTGTGGCCTTTTCTGCTGATAACCGGCAGATTGTGTCTGGATCCCGCGACAAGACCATCAAGCTATGGAACACTCTTGGAGTCTGCAAATACACCATCCAG GATGAGGGCCACTCTGAGTGGGTCTCCTGTGTGCGCTTCTCCCCCAACAGCAGCAACCCCATCATTGTCTCCTGTGGCTGGGACAAGCTGGTCAAG GTGTGGAACCTGGCCAACTGCAAGCTGAAGACCAACCACATTGGCCACACTGGCTTCCTGAACACAGTGACTGTCTCTCCTGATGGCTCCCTGTGTGCATCTGGTGGAAAG GACGGCCAGGCCATGCTCTGGGACCTGAATGAGGGCAAGCACCTGTACACCCTGGACAGTGGTGACATGATCAATGCCCTCTGCTTCAGCCCCAACCGCTACTGGCTGTGTGCCGCTACTGGCCCAAGCATCAAGATCTGG GATTTGGAGGGCAAGATCATTGTGGATGAgctgagacaggaagtgatcagCACAAATAGCAAGGCTGAACCCCCACAGTGTACTTCCCTGGCCTGGTCTGCTGATGGACAG ACCCTGTTCGCTGGCTACACTGACAACCTGATCAGAGTGTGGCAGGTCACTATTGGAACACGATAA
- the hs6st2 gene encoding heparan-sulfate 6-O-sulfotransferase 2 isoform X1 encodes MDEKSSGGHQRLLIVLLMSLLFGVIMVQYVCPSRSECRLLHQLGSWLRVGGATGSPGRGNGAQDGPQRDPYIAEDGALVRFVPRFNFTKADLNRGVDFNIKGDDVIVFLHIQKTGGTTFGRHLVRNIQLERPCECHAGQKKCTCYRPGKKETWLFSRFSTGWSCGLHADWTELTKCVPGRMDTKEAPVNLLRRNYYYITILRDPVSRYLSEWRHVQRGATWKASLHVCEGRSPTLSELPSCYSGDDWSGCSLQEFMDCPYNLANNRQTRMLADLSLVGCYNVSAMTEEERWAVLLESAKRNLRGMAFFGLTEYQRKTQYLFERTFNLEFIAPFTQLNGTRASGVDVPPETQHRIRQLNRWDVELYEYGRDLFLQRFQVARQHERRQARERRQQERRRLRGRLAKQGRQLKPTGAPRQPDSHSAVTEEQQREVLLPEWWDPDENSTMEDYMDNVEQW; translated from the exons ATGGATGAGAAATCCAGCGGCGGCCACCAGCGGCTCCTGATCGTCCTGCTCATGTCGCTGCTCTTCGGCGTCATCATGGTCCAGTACGTGTGTCCCAGCAGGTCGGAGTGCCGCCTGCTGCACCAGCTGGGCTCCTGGCTGAGAGTCGGCGGTGCAACCGGTTCCCCGGGCAGAGGTAATGGAGCTCAGGATGGGCCTCAGAGGGATCCGTACATCGCAGAGGACGGCGCCCTGGTGCGCTTTGTCCCGCGATTCAACTTCACCAAAGCTGATTTAAACCGCGGTGTGGACTTCAACAtcaaaggggatgatgtgatagtGTTTCTTCACATTCAGAAAACAGGAGGCACCACCTTCGGTCGCCACTTGGTGCGGAACATTCAGCTGGAGAGGCCGTGCGAGTGCCACGCAGGCCAGAAGAAGTGTACCTGCTACCGGCCAGGTAAGAAGGAAACCTGGCTCTTCTCCCGGTTCTCCACCGGCTGGAGCTGCGGGCTCCACGCCGACTGGACCGAGCTCACCAAGTGTGTCCCGGGCCGCATGGACACGAAGGAGGCTCCAGTGAACCTGCTCAG GAGAAACTATTATTACATAACCATCCTAAGAGACCCTGTATCACGCTACCTGAGTGAGTGGCGTCACGTGCAGCGAGGTGCCACATGGAAAGCCTCGTTACACGTGTGTGAAGGACGCTCACCCACGTTGTCTGAGCTGCCGAGCTGCTACTCTGGAGATGACTGGTCGGGCTGCTCCCTGCAGGAGTTCATGGACTGCCCCTACAACCTGGCCAACAACCGGCAGACCCGCATGCTGGCTGACCTCAGCCTGGTGGGGTGCTACAACGTCTCTGCCATGACTGAGGAAGAGCGGTGGGCCGTGCTGCTGGAGAGTGCTAAAAGGAACCTACGGGGCATGGCCTTCTTTGGGCTGACCGAGTACCAGCGTAAGACCCAGTACCTGTTCGAGCGCACCTTCAACTTGGAGTTCATCGCGCCATTCACGCAGCTCAACGGCACGCGCGCCTCCGGTGTCGACGTCCCTCCCGAGACGCAGCACAGAATCCGCCAGCTCAATCGATGGGACGTGGAGCTGTACGAGTATGGCCGTGACCTTTTCCTCCAGCGTTTCCAGGTGGCGAGGCAGCACGAGCGCAGGCAGGCCAGAGAAAGGCgtcagcaggagaggaggcggCTACGTGGAAGGCTCGCAAAGCAAGGGAGGCAGCTGAAGCCTACAGGAGCGCCGCGCCAGCCTGACAGCCACTCTGCAGTtactgaggagcagcagagggaggtgCTACTCCCCGAGTGGTGGGATCCGGATGAGAATAGCACCATGGAGGACTACATGGACAATGTGGAACAGTGGTAG
- the hs6st2 gene encoding heparan-sulfate 6-O-sulfotransferase 2 isoform X2, whose amino-acid sequence MDEKSSGGHQRLLIVLLMSLLFGVIMVQYVCPSRSECRLLHQLGSWLRVGGATGSPGRGNGAQDGPQRDPYIAEDGALVRFVPRFNFTKADLNRGVDFNIKGDDVIVFLHIQKTGGTTFGRHLVRNIQLERPCECHAGQKKCTCYRPGKKETWLFSRFSTGWSCGLHADWTELTKCVPGRMDTKEAPVNLLRNYYYITILRDPVSRYLSEWRHVQRGATWKASLHVCEGRSPTLSELPSCYSGDDWSGCSLQEFMDCPYNLANNRQTRMLADLSLVGCYNVSAMTEEERWAVLLESAKRNLRGMAFFGLTEYQRKTQYLFERTFNLEFIAPFTQLNGTRASGVDVPPETQHRIRQLNRWDVELYEYGRDLFLQRFQVARQHERRQARERRQQERRRLRGRLAKQGRQLKPTGAPRQPDSHSAVTEEQQREVLLPEWWDPDENSTMEDYMDNVEQW is encoded by the exons ATGGATGAGAAATCCAGCGGCGGCCACCAGCGGCTCCTGATCGTCCTGCTCATGTCGCTGCTCTTCGGCGTCATCATGGTCCAGTACGTGTGTCCCAGCAGGTCGGAGTGCCGCCTGCTGCACCAGCTGGGCTCCTGGCTGAGAGTCGGCGGTGCAACCGGTTCCCCGGGCAGAGGTAATGGAGCTCAGGATGGGCCTCAGAGGGATCCGTACATCGCAGAGGACGGCGCCCTGGTGCGCTTTGTCCCGCGATTCAACTTCACCAAAGCTGATTTAAACCGCGGTGTGGACTTCAACAtcaaaggggatgatgtgatagtGTTTCTTCACATTCAGAAAACAGGAGGCACCACCTTCGGTCGCCACTTGGTGCGGAACATTCAGCTGGAGAGGCCGTGCGAGTGCCACGCAGGCCAGAAGAAGTGTACCTGCTACCGGCCAGGTAAGAAGGAAACCTGGCTCTTCTCCCGGTTCTCCACCGGCTGGAGCTGCGGGCTCCACGCCGACTGGACCGAGCTCACCAAGTGTGTCCCGGGCCGCATGGACACGAAGGAGGCTCCAGTGAACCTGCTCAG AAACTATTATTACATAACCATCCTAAGAGACCCTGTATCACGCTACCTGAGTGAGTGGCGTCACGTGCAGCGAGGTGCCACATGGAAAGCCTCGTTACACGTGTGTGAAGGACGCTCACCCACGTTGTCTGAGCTGCCGAGCTGCTACTCTGGAGATGACTGGTCGGGCTGCTCCCTGCAGGAGTTCATGGACTGCCCCTACAACCTGGCCAACAACCGGCAGACCCGCATGCTGGCTGACCTCAGCCTGGTGGGGTGCTACAACGTCTCTGCCATGACTGAGGAAGAGCGGTGGGCCGTGCTGCTGGAGAGTGCTAAAAGGAACCTACGGGGCATGGCCTTCTTTGGGCTGACCGAGTACCAGCGTAAGACCCAGTACCTGTTCGAGCGCACCTTCAACTTGGAGTTCATCGCGCCATTCACGCAGCTCAACGGCACGCGCGCCTCCGGTGTCGACGTCCCTCCCGAGACGCAGCACAGAATCCGCCAGCTCAATCGATGGGACGTGGAGCTGTACGAGTATGGCCGTGACCTTTTCCTCCAGCGTTTCCAGGTGGCGAGGCAGCACGAGCGCAGGCAGGCCAGAGAAAGGCgtcagcaggagaggaggcggCTACGTGGAAGGCTCGCAAAGCAAGGGAGGCAGCTGAAGCCTACAGGAGCGCCGCGCCAGCCTGACAGCCACTCTGCAGTtactgaggagcagcagagggaggtgCTACTCCCCGAGTGGTGGGATCCGGATGAGAATAGCACCATGGAGGACTACATGGACAATGTGGAACAGTGGTAG
- the zgc:153018 gene encoding transmembrane protein 179-like — protein sequence MELDRRLLLAHCAVHALSIVAGLLVVVPMALNGSAFKGRCALFTTGYWRSESRAEAPEQPGDVSQLLVQQWGPLAACQFATFVGIFSVLYGAAQGWRSLFYLHGRHDDTLFSSFLTVLLSVCVLFLSGGASVLLSLGLASWCDTVTDNNTRPYSCAESQSVPLYLDVDTSSFYTQLNLAQISLWGVTALWLAQSILAFLRLYHSHSGHISGPCLPREKELLLEYSPSESGSSPSPPLPPVTPTILV from the exons ATGGAGCTGGACCGGCGGCTGCTGCTGGCCCACTGTGCGGTCCACGCCCTGTCCATCGTAGCCGGGCTGCTGGTGGTCGTGCCCATGGCTCTCAACGGCTCCGCGTTCAAAGGCCGCTGCGCCCTCTTCACCACCGGCTACTGGAGGAGCGAGAGCCGGGCCGAGGCGCCGGAGCAGCCGGGGGACGTCTCCCAGCTGCTGGTGCAGCAGTGGGGGCCACTCGCCGCCTGCCAGTTCGCCACGTTCGTGGGTATTTTCTCGGTGCTGTACGGGGCAGCGCAGGGCTGGAGGAGTCTCTTCTACCTGCACGGACGACACGACGA CACCCTGTTTTCCTCCTTCCTGACTGTGctgctgagtgtgtgcgtgctctTCCTGTCTGGGGGGGCCAGTGTCCTCTTGTCTCTGGGTCTGGCCTCGTGGTGCGACACTGTGACTGACAACAACACACGACCCTACAG CTGTGCAGAGTCCCAGTCTGTTCCCTTGTATCTGGATGTGGACACCTCCTCTTTCTACACACAGCTCAATCTGGCTCAG ATTTCTCTGTGGGGTGTGACGGCTCTGTGGCTGGCTCAGTCGATCCTGGCTTTCCTGCGGCTCTACCACTCCCACAGcgggcacatcagtgggccgtgTCTTCCCCGGGAGAAGGAGCTCCTCCTGGAATACAGTCCATCTGAGAGTGGCAGCTCGCCCTCACCTCCACTTCCCCCGGTGACACCCACCATCTTAGTCTGA
- the si:ch211-107m4.1 gene encoding heterogeneous nuclear ribonucleoprotein U-like protein 2, producing the protein MKLTEIKKLKVADLRSRLREVGLDSGGLKAELVVRLWSALDSGLCVRVEETRLEPQHDDSPTHTVEVPAPSSSPTPAAPTHTFTDSGTQTEAESGLTAPQLGSELVSESVRGNQAERGGGEVEGPGEERRHPSSEETNRGRAFYEFKEEIRYKRVKSPPPPVDREEAEEKDEDRVSLDLYDSHLHFEVGADGSWGQPWFWNQFPSLWSGCRLTHGVLQGRVGFEVRLERNLLTTCQEEQEGVEPCGMRVGWSVAHSSLLLGEDELSFAYDGRSKKVSSGKEEEFGESFSEGDIIGCYASFSAAGAVQISFHKNGRFIGVAFSLGAAVLQGRPLFPHILCKSCSVRFLLDPTAPPWYPSPPGLTPLAALPAWQRVRSTLGPSSRAQCEVLLMMGLPGSGKSHWARSHMKQHPEKRYRLLGTEELLTCMISGEQRDSRLRQAAQCLTDLIKIAAQTPGNYILDQCNILFSARRHKLQLFSGYRRRAVVVFPPADEWRRRLSLHQTSEEDQIPETALLKLQVSCSLPERQTDLLEELLYVDLPQEQAQTLLQEYKDCARRLLPPVPKKEKKKYRKRPHPHGPPPSHKIQWTGMNAWNNPRTNMQSWSQQPTYWNVSYRDQSYNYSRDFHQI; encoded by the exons ATGAAGCTGACGGAAATCAAGAAGTTGAAGGTGGCGGATCTGCGGTCCAGACTGAGAGAAGTGGGGCTGGACAGCGGGGGGCTGAAGGCTGAGCTGGTGGTCCGGCTGTGGTCCGCTTTGGACTCGGGACTCTGCGTGAGAGTCGAGGAGACCCGGCTGGAACCACAACATGACGACTCACCGACACACACTGTGGAGGTCCCCGCTCCGTCCTCCTCACCGACACCAGCAGCACCGACACACACT TTCACAGACAGCGGGACACAGACTGAGGCCGAGTCCGGACTGACAGCACCACAGCTCGGCTCTGAGTTAGTGTCCGAGTCCGTGAGGGGGAACCAggcggagagaggaggaggagaggtggagggtcccggggaggagaggagacatcCTTCCTCTGAGGAGACGAACAGAGGGAGAGCTTTCTACGAGTTTAAAGAGGAGATACGATACAAAAg AGTGAAATCCCCACCACCTCCAGtggacagagaggaggcagaggaaaagGATGAGGATAGAGTCAGCCTGGATCTAT ATGACAGTCATCTCCACTTTGAGGTGGGTGCTGACGGATCCTGGGGGCAGCCTTGGTTCTGGAATCAGTTCCCCTCACTGTGGTCGGGCTGCAGGCTCACCCATGGCGTGCTGCAAGGCAGGGTGGGCTTTGAGGTGAGGCTGGAGAGGAATTTGTTGACTACATGTCAGGAGGAACAAGAGGGGGTGGAGCCCTGTGGTATGAGAGTCGGCTGGTCAGTGGCTCACTCCTCCCTGCTGCTGG GGGAAGATGAGCTCTCTTTCGCTTATGATGGACGCAGTAAAAAAGTGTCAagtggaaaggaagaggagTTTGGAGAATCTTTCTCGGAGGGGGATATCATTGGCTGTTACGCT TCTTTCTCTGCAGCCGGTGCTGTTCAGATCTCTTTCCATAAGAACGGTCGTTTCATAGGTGTGGCCTTTTCCCTGGGCGCCGCCGTGCTGCAAGGTCGACCTCTGTTCCCTCACATCCTCTGTAAGAGCTGCTCGGTCAGATTCCTCCTGGACCCGACAGCTCCTCCCTGGTACCCCAGCCCTCCAGGTTTAACTCCCCTGGCAGCTCTCCCTGCTTGGCAGAGGGTGCGCTCGACACTGGGACCTTCTTCCAGAGCACAGTGTGAG GTTTTGTTGATGATGGGACTTCCTGGTTCTGGGAAGAGCCACTGGGCCCGGTCTCACATGAAGCAGCATCCAGAGAAACGCTACAGGCTGCTGGGCACAGAGGAGCTGCTCACATGTATGATT agtggcGAACAGAGGGACAGCAGGCTGCGACAGGCCGCTCAGTGTTTGActgatttaattaaaatagCTGCTCAGACTCCGGGCAACTACATTTTGGACCAG tgCAACATCCTCTTCTCTGCACGCCGCCACAAACTGCAGCTGTTCTCGGGCTACAGGAGGCGGGCGGTGGTAGTTTTTCCACCTGCAGACGAGTGGAGAAGACGACTGTCGCTGCACCAGACAAGCGAGGAGGATCAGATCCCAGAGACGGCCCTGCTCAAACTCCAAG TGAGCTGCAGTCTCCCAGAGCGGCAGACAgacctcctggaggagctgctatATGTCGACCTGCCCCAGGAGCAGGCGCAGACGCTCCTGCAGGAGTACAAAGACTGCGCTCGCAGACTGCTGCCCCCCGTCCccaaaaaggagaagaagaaatacAGGAAAAGACCCCACCCTCATGGCCCTCCTCCATCACACAAGATCCAGTGGACTGGGATGAATG CGTGGAACAACCCCAGAACCAACATGCAGTCTTGGAGTCAGCAGCCAACATAT TGGAACGTGTCTTATCGGGACCAGAGCTACAACTACAGCAGAGACTTCCATCAGATATGA
- the nudt22 gene encoding uridine diphosphate glucose pyrophosphatase NUDT22 isoform X1, translated as MMDPDVSVLLHCADWSGLLESQVRVELSERFNRRIDAALERHIEELWTERVSKEPWLFNGAKFRLHSFCLASPQCPSSSCDSSKPLSCPNSSNLIVSSLDFVEDHEDKSQSRQRPQGLCDSDPLHDVTQNSVDQRTRSVNNTENVEGVIQQTTNSLDQEGSTCRKAELPPHAGKNPDDRDTGPLLTLRLGLTCYKDYLGTNWSCRVAELRQRGGAEFSDPLALLAQPLGVGAVLCTGDRQVVLIRRSQRVAEAGGLLDIPGGHPEPQVVCERLGHTAGDGVSMATMQQRPEAVVSELFASVCAEIRDEVNVPLSCLGEPVLMGVALNHTSAGRPSAEFYVRCSLTTDEVRKLYWKGGAEAHESTDIVFLSRKEVLQLDRSSPLWAELCPSAKGAVLLYQTVEPDRE; from the exons ATGATGGACCCGGacgtgtctgtgctgctgcactGTGCTGACTGGAGCGGCCTGCTGGAGTCTCAAGTACGAGTGGAGCTCTCGGAAAG ATTTAACAGGCGGATTGATGCGGCTCTAGAGCGCCACATAGAGGAGCTGTGGACTGAACGCGTGTCCAAGGAGCCGTGGCTTTTCAACGGGGCCAAATTCAGACTACACTCTTTTTGCCTGGCCTCCCCTCAGTGTCCATCTTCATCCTGTGATTCCTCAAAACCTCTGTCCTGCCCTAATTCATCTAACCTCATTGTATCCTCCTTAGACTTTGTGGAGGATCATGAAGACAAATCACAGAGCAGGCAAAGACCACAGGGTTTGTGTGACTCTGATCCTCTGCATGATGTTACTCAGAACAGTGTGGACCAAAGAACCAGGTCTGTAAATAACACAGAAAATGTTGAGGGTGTCATCCAACAGACGACTAATTCCCTGGACCAAGAAGGCTCGACTTGTAGAAAAGCTGAACTTCCTCCACACGCCGGTAAAAACCCAGATGACAGAGACACTGGGCCGCTCCTTACTCTGAGACTCGGCCTGACATGCTACAAGGACTACCTGGGAACCAACTGGTCCTGTCGGGTGGCGGAGCTGCGTCAGCGTGGAGGCGCAGAGTTCAGTGATCCTCTGGCGCTGCTGGCTCAGCCTCTGGGTGTGGGTGCTGTCCTGTGCACAGGTGACAGGCAGGTGGTGTTGATCAGGAGGAGCCAGAGGGTGGCAGAGGCGGGGGGGCTCCTGGACATCCCCGGAGGTCACCCTGAGCCTCAG GTGGTGTGTGAGCGCCTGGGCCACACAGCGGGTGATGGGGTCAGTATGGCCACGATGCAGCAGAGGCCCGAGGCCGTCGTCTCTGAGCTGTTTGCATCAGTGTGCGCTGAGATCAGAGATGAA GTGAACGTTCCTCTGAGCTGCCTCGGAGAGCCGGTCCTGATGGGAGTCGCTCTGAATCACACCAGCGCTGGAAGGCCAAGCGCCGAGTTCTACGTCAG GTGTTCACTGACGACTGATGAAGTCAGAAAGTTGTACTGGAAAGGAGGAGCCGAGGCGCACGAGTCCACGGACATCGTCTTCCTCAGCAGAAAA gaagtgttgcagCTGGACAGGAGCAGCCCTCTGTGGGCGGAGCTGTGTCCTTCAGCTAAAGGAGCCGTGCTGCTTTATCAGACGGTGGAACcggacagagagtga
- the nudt22 gene encoding uridine diphosphate glucose pyrophosphatase NUDT22 isoform X2, translating into MMDPDVSVLLHCADWSGLLESQVRVELSERFNRRIDAALERHIEELWTERVSKEPWLFNGAKFRLHSFCLASPQCPSSSCDSSKPLSCPNSSNLIVSSLDFVEDHEDKSQSRQRPQGLCDSDPLHDVTQNSVDQRTRSVNNTENVEGVIQQTTNSLDQEGSTCRKAELPPHAGKNPDDRDTGPLLTLRLGLTCYKDYLGTNWSCRVAELRQRGGAEFSDPLALLAQPLGVGAVLCTGDRQVVLIRRSQRVAEAGGLLDIPGGHPEPQVVCERLGHTAGDGVSMATMQQRPEAVVSELFASVCAEIRDEVNVPLSCLGEPVLMGVALNHTSAGRPSAEFYVRCSLTTDEVRKLYWKGGAEAHESTDIVFLSRKLLTGSVAAGQEQPSVGGAVSFS; encoded by the exons ATGATGGACCCGGacgtgtctgtgctgctgcactGTGCTGACTGGAGCGGCCTGCTGGAGTCTCAAGTACGAGTGGAGCTCTCGGAAAG ATTTAACAGGCGGATTGATGCGGCTCTAGAGCGCCACATAGAGGAGCTGTGGACTGAACGCGTGTCCAAGGAGCCGTGGCTTTTCAACGGGGCCAAATTCAGACTACACTCTTTTTGCCTGGCCTCCCCTCAGTGTCCATCTTCATCCTGTGATTCCTCAAAACCTCTGTCCTGCCCTAATTCATCTAACCTCATTGTATCCTCCTTAGACTTTGTGGAGGATCATGAAGACAAATCACAGAGCAGGCAAAGACCACAGGGTTTGTGTGACTCTGATCCTCTGCATGATGTTACTCAGAACAGTGTGGACCAAAGAACCAGGTCTGTAAATAACACAGAAAATGTTGAGGGTGTCATCCAACAGACGACTAATTCCCTGGACCAAGAAGGCTCGACTTGTAGAAAAGCTGAACTTCCTCCACACGCCGGTAAAAACCCAGATGACAGAGACACTGGGCCGCTCCTTACTCTGAGACTCGGCCTGACATGCTACAAGGACTACCTGGGAACCAACTGGTCCTGTCGGGTGGCGGAGCTGCGTCAGCGTGGAGGCGCAGAGTTCAGTGATCCTCTGGCGCTGCTGGCTCAGCCTCTGGGTGTGGGTGCTGTCCTGTGCACAGGTGACAGGCAGGTGGTGTTGATCAGGAGGAGCCAGAGGGTGGCAGAGGCGGGGGGGCTCCTGGACATCCCCGGAGGTCACCCTGAGCCTCAG GTGGTGTGTGAGCGCCTGGGCCACACAGCGGGTGATGGGGTCAGTATGGCCACGATGCAGCAGAGGCCCGAGGCCGTCGTCTCTGAGCTGTTTGCATCAGTGTGCGCTGAGATCAGAGATGAA GTGAACGTTCCTCTGAGCTGCCTCGGAGAGCCGGTCCTGATGGGAGTCGCTCTGAATCACACCAGCGCTGGAAGGCCAAGCGCCGAGTTCTACGTCAG GTGTTCACTGACGACTGATGAAGTCAGAAAGTTGTACTGGAAAGGAGGAGCCGAGGCGCACGAGTCCACGGACATCGTCTTCCTCAGCAGAAAA CTTttaacaggaagtgttgcagCTGGACAGGAGCAGCCCTCTGTGGGCGGAGCTGTGTCCTTCAGCTAA
- the dnajc4 gene encoding dnaJ homolog subfamily C member 4 produces MRLEAQIRLGQRCVWCCMSGLRLLSQSHAHRKSLDHYDLLGIKSDASLEEIKKAFFDKSKKLHPDRDLSNPALHGQFVELNEAYHVLSKESSRKAYDFKIRHRYTGGQAFTSTSNHTTYRASTNAQDNSHYWDQFHRSHSPEMLSEEQQKRRRRNFRLVGYCVLTMFLSVGAHIVFFSKLEDVHTNFMDEKDRVITEIYNDSKQRARVNGFKKQTEILRQKHAEFKEKCKNPNSGDAK; encoded by the exons ATGCGGCTGGAGGCCCAGATCAGACTGGGTCAGAGATGTGTGTGGTGCTGCATGAGTGGACTGCGCCtgctctctcagagccacgctCACAG AAAATCTTTGGACCACTACGATCTCCTCGGAATCAAATCTGATGCCTCCTTGGAGGAAAtcaaaaaagcattttttgacAAATCTAAGAAG ctgcaccCAGACAGAGACCTGTCAAACCCAGCACTGCACGGCCAGTTTGTGGAGTTGAATGAGGCTTACCATGTTCTGAGCAAAGAGTCGAGCAGGAAGGCGTACGACTTCAAAATCAGACACAGATACACCGGGGGCCAGGCCTTTACATCCACCTCCAACCACACCACGTACAGAGCCAG TACCAACGCTCAGGACAACAGTCATTACTGGGATCAGTTTCATCGGTCTCATTCCCCTGAGATGTtgtcagaggagcagcagaagagaaggaggaggaactTCCGCCTGGTGGGCTACTGCGTCCTCACTATGTTTCTCAGCGTAGGAGCTCACATAGTCTTCTTCAG CAAATTGGAAGACGTGCACACTAACTTCATGGACGAGAAAGATAGAGTGATCACAGAGATCTATAATGATTCCAAACAGCGAGCAAG GGTCAACGGTTttaagaaacagacagaaatccTCCGGCAGAAGCACGCCGAGTTCAAGGAGAAATGCAAAAACCCCAACAGTGGAGACGCCAAGTAG